DNA from Desertibacillus haloalkaliphilus:
GCCAGTTTAGGATTAACCAATCTCCAGCCTATGGTTGTATCATGTAATGTTTGATTTCCTCTTGGGCCACCTAATTGTGGTTTCATCATGACATAAGGGGCACGCGTCATATTTTCTGTACCACCAGCGATAAATATATCACCAATTCCCGATTTGATCGCTGCGGTCGCTTGATTAACTGCTTCCAATCCTGATGCACATAGGCGGTTGACAGTCACACCAGGAACTGCTTCAGGTAAACCTGCTAATAACAATCCCATACGTGCCACATTTCGATTGTCTTCACCGGCCTGATTGGTACAACCAAAGAGCACATCTTCAATCAAACCATGATTGATCGGATTTCTTTTTAAAATCTCTTGAATGACATGGGCGGCTAAGTCATCAGCTCGCGTATCTTTTAACGACCCCATATATTTTCCGATGGGTGTTCGTACTGCATCAACAATAACTGCTTCGCTCATCTGACTTTCTCCTTTTCGCCCCTGTTTTGAAAGGAATAAAACCCTTGTCCGGCTGTTTCACCCGTCCAACCAGCAAGCACTAACTTTTTCAACAGCGGAGCGGGACGATACCTTTCTTCACCAAGATCTCGATTTAAGCCAACAAGGATGGCATAAACGTCATCGATCCCTATTTTTTCAGCCCACTCTAATGGCCCTAACGGATAGTTTGTGCCTTGTTTCATCGCGATGTCTATGTCTTTTGCGGAAGCCGTTCCTTCTGCAAGTGCAAAGGCTGATTCATTTACAATCATCGCTAAAATTCTTGGGAAAACAAGTCCAACTCCATCTTCAACTTCTTCCGTTTCTTTGTCTATCCGCGCAAATACTTCTTTAGCGTGGTCAACGCTTGCTGCTTTTGTTTGTAAAGCTGGAGTTATTTCAATTAAATCAATGTCATCAAGGTTGGAAAATGTCGCAAACCCTACCAATCGTTCTTGGGTTTCTAACCAAGAAGCCGCCTCAGTTGCGGTTACTCCTAATACTGTTGTGAGGATCAAAGTGCTTGCAGACACATGACGTTCAACCGATTGTAATTGTTGCTTTTTCTTTTCAATATCTAGATTTGTTGTTTCAATGACAACATCAATATTGCTTTCTAAAGGGGAAGTGCTATCAATCACTTGAACATCCTCAATCTCTGAGAATTTATCAGTTAGTACCTCAGATAAATGGTTGTCGCCTAGAATCATCAGATTAAGACTCATAGCTATAAAATCCCCCTTTGGCCTTTCTACCTAACCGCCCCGATTGAACCATTCGTTCCTGGTAATAATGAGGGCGAAAACGACTTTCATTAAAAAAGCTGCCATGAACGGTCTTCGTTGTTGCGAAGTTCACGTCGATTCCGATTAAGTCTTGCAGTTCAAACGGTCCCATCTTAAACTTCCCAGCTTTTTTCATGATGTTGTCGACTTGCTCAACGGATGCGATTTGATCCTTCATCACTCTGAGTGCTTCGTTGTAATAAGGTCGAGCAACTCGATTGACGATAAAACCAGGTGTATCTTCGCAGATGACTGGGCTTTTATGTAAGGACGTCGCTAGTTCCTTAAGAATGTCGATGGTTTCTTGTGATGTCTGAATACCTTTCACAAGTTCTACCAACGGCATCAAAGGTGCAGGATTAAAAAAGTGCATTCCCGCAACCCGACTAGGGGATTCGACATGGCTTCCAATTTCAGTCACCGATAAGGATGACGTATTTGTCGCAAAAATGGTCTCGGGTGAACAATGCTCTTCTAACTGTTTAAAAATGTCTCGTTTGATCTCGATTTTCTCAGGGGCAGCTTCGATGATAACCTGACATTCATTCAAATCTGCAATCACCGTTGTTGTTCGAATGCTCTCTTTCATCGCCGTACAAGACACATCGGAAATCTTTTGTTTCTCGACCAACCGATCTAAGCGTTTAAATATAATCGTAAGGGATTGGGTAAGGATCTCTTGATTTAAGTCGTAAAGAACCACTTGAAATCCTTGCTGTGCTGATAATTGTGCAATCCCAGCTCCCATCGTCCCCGATCCAATAACTCCAATCGTCGTAATATTCATTTTCTCCTACACCTCTCAACGTGTTCGGTTGACACCTAACAGATCGTTACCTCAAAACGAAAATCCTATTACGTTTTTTAAACTTTCGTCTACAATTGCAAATATACAATATTATAAATTTTCTGTCAATTGGTTTTGTTATGTTTTTTTGACGACCGCATATTATTTACGTTTATAATGTTGTTTATCTGGCTGTAAACTAGGTCATAACATTTTTAAAATAGGTCGGAACTAAAAAGTTATTTGCTCTAAAATAAGCATAGAATTGGCAACGAAATAGCAATCCTATGCTCATAAAAGTTATTTATATTGTTATATAGGGGTTACAAATCAGCGATTAGTTATCCATTAGACACATTCATAGTAATGGATTGGTTCATTTTGATCATTAACAGATTCATCAACATAGTGCTTTGTAAGCTTCCCGTCATTCACTAAGTATTCAAGATGGGCTAACGTTTCAGCCATTGCGAATCGCCATTGATGTGGTGTTAACGTTTTATAGTCAAAGGTTTCCTTAGCTACTTCATAGGCTGTCGACTTTTGAACCGCACCTAGCATGCCGTCTAAACGGGATTGATGATGACGAATTAACTCATCGATACGTGTAGATACGTCTTCAATGATATCGCCATGAGCAGATAATGCGATTCTCACATCTAACTGCCTTACTTTTTCCAAGGAAGATAGATAGTGCACCAAAGGATTTGGATCTGACTCTGGCCACAGACTAATATTCGGCGTGATTTTATCTAAAATATGGTCGCCAACAAGTAATAACTGCTCGTCTTTTTGATAAAAGCATATATGCCCATCACTATGTCCTGGTGTATGAATGACTTCCCAAGTATCTCCATCGATCACTACGTGTGAATCGTTTAATGGTGTTAATATAGGAAGCGGACGAACGTGTTTTTGAAGGTCATCCATATGTTTGACAATATCTTTTGATAATTGGTTCGGAACACCGTTGGCTAGTGACATATTACCTACTTTTATGGATTGCGTACTATCCTCTTCCCAAACCCTCTTAAACATCGCGATATCGATTAGATGCATATAAATGGGCGCCCCTGTTAACTCTTGCATCCATCCGGCAAGGCCCGAGTGATCGGGGTGAAAATGGGTTAAATAAATCGTTTTAATTTGTGTTGGCGTAAGGTCTAACTCATGAAAAATATCATTCCAAGCTTCTTTGGCTTTCGGATAATTAAAACCAACATCAAGAAGGACAGCCTCGTTTCCCGATCGAAAGAGGTAACAATACACATACTTCATTGGAAATGGAACAGGAATACCGATTCGATATAACCCTTTCCTAATCTCTTGAATGTTCAAAGGCTCTCACCCCTTATGCGTT
Protein-coding regions in this window:
- a CDS encoding 3-hydroxyacyl-CoA dehydrogenase NAD-binding domain-containing protein — protein: MNITTIGVIGSGTMGAGIAQLSAQQGFQVVLYDLNQEILTQSLTIIFKRLDRLVEKQKISDVSCTAMKESIRTTTVIADLNECQVIIEAAPEKIEIKRDIFKQLEEHCSPETIFATNTSSLSVTEIGSHVESPSRVAGMHFFNPAPLMPLVELVKGIQTSQETIDILKELATSLHKSPVICEDTPGFIVNRVARPYYNEALRVMKDQIASVEQVDNIMKKAGKFKMGPFELQDLIGIDVNFATTKTVHGSFFNESRFRPHYYQERMVQSGRLGRKAKGGFYSYES
- a CDS encoding 3-hydroxyacyl-CoA dehydrogenase family protein, which gives rise to MSLNLMILGDNHLSEVLTDKFSEIEDVQVIDSTSPLESNIDVVIETTNLDIEKKKQQLQSVERHVSASTLILTTVLGVTATEAASWLETQERLVGFATFSNLDDIDLIEITPALQTKAASVDHAKEVFARIDKETEEVEDGVGLVFPRILAMIVNESAFALAEGTASAKDIDIAMKQGTNYPLGPLEWAEKIGIDDVYAILVGLNRDLGEERYRPAPLLKKLVLAGWTGETAGQGFYSFQNRGEKEKVR
- a CDS encoding MBL fold metallo-hydrolase, giving the protein MNIQEIRKGLYRIGIPVPFPMKYVYCYLFRSGNEAVLLDVGFNYPKAKEAWNDIFHELDLTPTQIKTIYLTHFHPDHSGLAGWMQELTGAPIYMHLIDIAMFKRVWEEDSTQSIKVGNMSLANGVPNQLSKDIVKHMDDLQKHVRPLPILTPLNDSHVVIDGDTWEVIHTPGHSDGHICFYQKDEQLLLVGDHILDKITPNISLWPESDPNPLVHYLSSLEKVRQLDVRIALSAHGDIIEDVSTRIDELIRHHQSRLDGMLGAVQKSTAYEVAKETFDYKTLTPHQWRFAMAETLAHLEYLVNDGKLTKHYVDESVNDQNEPIHYYECV